One segment of Theobroma cacao cultivar B97-61/B2 chromosome 9, Criollo_cocoa_genome_V2, whole genome shotgun sequence DNA contains the following:
- the LOC18588545 gene encoding E3 ubiquitin-protein ligase ATL42, with product MNRLRVICLVLFFLLFNVDAQSPSSESDATSGDAVSNFRPSLAVVIGVLCVMFSLTLFLLVYAKFCHRGATVHGDRHPGILHRTRSQFSGIDKKVIESLPFFKFSSLKGSKQGLECAVCLSKFEDIEILRLLPKCKHAFHIGCIDRWLERHSSCPLCRQKINTEDPTIFTYSNSMRFLWNQSELREDSNMELYIQREQESHGSSRFSIGSSSRKIEKGNIENEVLIQEEAADEDDDGRVFHKFKHKIIVSDVVLKNRWSSVSSSDLMFLNSEMLNEMSSNRFSSLETNDHGQSTITRPIENKQIMKIKEELEIKRLFESKVSSINKNNPVSAPALPSTSNFSATSSHTSMIVNQAEKRSMSEITALSRFRDVSTRNRTSQSLLSETNTKEERIRRLWLPIARKTVQWFANRESSQQSQNSTQDLDV from the coding sequence ATGAATCGATTAAGGGTGATTTGTTTAGTTCTTTTTTTCCTGCTTTTCAATGTCGATGCGCAATCCCCTTCTAGCGAGAGTGATGCAACTTCAGGAGATGCTGTCTCAAATTTCCGGCCAAGCCTAGCAGTTGTCATAGGTGTTCTCTGTGTCATGTTTTCCTTAACGCTTTTCCTGCTTGTCTATGCCAAATTCTGTCACAGGGGAGCAACAGTTCATGGTGATCGTCACCCTGGAATACTCCATCGAACAAGGTCTCAGTTCTCTGGAATTGACAAGAAAGTTATAGAATCACTTCCTTTCTTTAAATTCTCTTCCCTTAAAGGATCAAAACAAGGGCTTGAATGTGCAGTTTGCCTATCAAAGTTTGAagatattgaaattttaaggttGCTGCCTAAGTGCAAACATGCCTTTCATATTGGTTGTATTGATCGGTGGCTAGAAAGGCACTCGAGCTGCCCTCTTTGCAGGCAGAAGATCAACACCGAGGACCCAACAATCTTTACATATTCAAATAGTATGCGGTTCTTATGGAATCAATCCGAGCTAAGAGAGGACTCAAACATGGAGCTTTATATCCAGAGAGAGCAAGAGAGTCATGGCTCATCAAGGTTCAGCATCGGAAGCAGTTCCCGGAAAATTGAAAAGGGCAATATCGAAAATGAAGTTCTAATtcaagaagaagctgctgacGAGGATGATGACGGGAGGGTCTTCCATAAGTTTAAGCACAAGATCATTGTATCTGATGTGGTTTTGAAGAACAGATGGAGCAGTGTGAGTTCTTCGGACCTGATGTTCTTGAATTCAGAGATGCTTAACGAGATGTCCAGCAACAGATTTTCTTCCCTGGAAACAAATGATCATGGGCAGTCTACAATAACAAGACCAATTGAAAACAAGCAAATTATGAAGATCAAGGAGGAGTTGGAGATAAAGAGACTGTTTGAGAGCAAAGTTAGCTCAATTAACAAAAACAATCCAGTTTCAGCTCCTGCTCTTCCTTCAACATCAAATTTTTCAGCCACTTCGAGTCATACATCAATGATTGTTAATCAAGCTGAGAAAAGATCAATGTCAGAGATCACTGCTTTATCCAGGTTTCGAGATGTCAGTACAAGAAACAGAACAAGTCAGTCTTTATTGTCTGAAACCAATACAAAGGAGGAAAGAATAAGGCGGCTGTGGTTGCCAATTGCCAGAAAAACAGTTCAATGGTTTGCCAATAGAGAAAGTTCTCAACAATCTCAGAATTCAACACAGGATTTAGATGTATGA
- the LOC18588540 gene encoding CRS2-associated factor 1, chloroplastic, whose amino-acid sequence MALKLPISFPIFAPPLPNPYPNPNEPAHRPPTEIRFSRWNNANAEKFNQRQRAQQEIEDDIRRYRRFDSATKIAITIDPSSASPRPTETYKSLGSPSSPSNPSIPGKKSKYSKPPNHPAFRKFSKTANPPPPTPLDKKPANVSIGDDGISFVIDGAPFEFKYSYTETPKVKPIKLREPPYSPFGPSTMPRPWTGRAPLPPSKKKMKEFDSFVLPPPNKKGVKPIQKPGPYLPGTGPRYVQSREEILGEPLNAEEVKELVNGCLKSKRQLNMGRDGLTHNMLDNIHAHWKRRRVCKIKCKGVCTVDMDNVCEQLEERTGGKVIYRRGGVLFLFRGRNYNYKTRPRFPLMLWKPVTPMYPRLIQKAPEGLTVEEMSEMRKKGRKLMPICKLAKNGVYSDLVKNVREAFEECELVRVNCEGIKGSDYRKIGAKLKELVPCVLISFENESILMWRGRNWKSSFLKPAFNSGVEERDAENATSILGQLEGQELSPVCVQAGYTDQPLMISQEISIEQRESSVEKDRPNAVLDAKPAKMETIESTLDRIDYANDESESKRNTSGGATFFGDIKCASSESETMSKTYSPEPILDNPGIENEEPVALPLESDVMPRSSENTLSQSESSVMDSLNLDQLEDVAQASQDINGPARKTAPCTERVLLFMKQAVESGSAVVLDDATLDADIIYERAVAFARSAPPGPVFRHQPRKVAVQKNGKQEPANLEVKELKAVPNKGGNEKQASKTQRIKYIDERHLDIVPRGSLGVDELAKLLA is encoded by the exons ATGGCGCTAAAATTGCCCATCTCATTCCCAATTTTCGCGCCACCATTACCAAACCCTTATCCTAACCCGAACGAACCCGCCCATCGTCCGCCGACGGAGATTAGATTCTCCCGCTGGAACAACGCCAACGCCGAGAAATTCAACCAACGCCAACGCGCCCAACAAGAAATCGAAGACGATATCCGCCGGTACCGCCGCTTCGATTCCGCCACCAAAATTGCCATCACGATCGACCCCTCCTCCGCCAGTCCGCGACCAACTGAAACCTACAAATCCTTAGGCTCACCGTCCTCTCCCTCCAATCCTTCAATTCCAGGCAAGAAATCTAAGTACTCCAAACCCCCAAACCACCCGGCGTTTCGCAAATTCTCCAAAACCGCAAACCCTCCGCCACCAACACCACTGGATAAAAAACCTGCGAATGTCTCCATCGGCGACGATGGCATCTCTTTCGTCATCGACGGCGCGCCATTCGAGTTCAAGTACAGTTACACGGAGACGCCCAAAGTGAAGCCGATAAAGCTAAGGGAACCGCCGTACTCGCCGTTTGGGCCTTCGACCATGCCTAGACCGTGGACGGGCCGGGCTCCGTTGCCGCCCAGTaagaaaaagatgaaggaGTTCGATTCTTTCGTATTGCCTCCGCCTAATAAGAAAGGGGTCAAGCCCATACAGAAGCCCGGCCCATATTTGCCTGGGACAGGCCCAAGGTATGTCCAGTCCAGGGAGGAGATTTTGGGAGAGCCGTTGAATGCAGAGGAGGTCAAGGAGTTAGTTAACGGCTGCTTGAAGTCAAAACGACAGTTGAATATGG GTAGAGATGGTTTGACACACAACATGCTAGATAATATACATGCTCATTGGAAACGGCGGAGAGTTTGCAAGATAAAATGCAAGGGAGTTTGTACGGTCGATATGGACAATGTGTGTGAGCAGTTAGAG GAAAGAACAGGAGGGAAGGTTATTTACAGACGAGGAGGGGTGCTATTCCTTTTCCGAGGtagaaattataattataaaactcGTCCTCGCTTCCCTCTTATGCTGTGGAAACCTGTTACCCCTATGTATCCACGGTTGATTCAGAAGGCCCCTGAGGGTCTAACAGTAGAAGAAATGAGTGAGATGAGAAAGAAGGGAAGGaaattaatgccaatttgcaAGCTTG CAAAGAATGGGGTGTACTCTGACCTTGTAAAAAATGTCAGGGAGGCATTTGAAGAGTGTGAACTTGTCCGGGTTAATTGTGAAGGGATTAAGGGAAGCGACTACCGGAAAATTGGTGCTAAACTTAAG GAGCTGGTCCCATGCGTGCTAATctcttttgaaaatgaatcCATACTAATGTGGAGAGGACGAAACTGGAAGTCTTCCTTCCTGAAACCAGCATTTAACTCAGGTGTAGAGGAAAGGGATGCAGAGAATGCAACTTCCATCCTTGGACAGTTGGAAGGTCAAGAATTATCACCTGTGTGTGTCCAAGCAGGTTATACAGATCAGCCACTCATGATTTCTCAAGAAATTAGCATTGAGCAAAGGGAGTCCTCTGTTGAAAAGGACAGACCAAATGCAGTTCTTGATGCAAAGCCAGCTAAAATGGAGACTATTGAATCAACATTAGATAGGATAGATTATGCCAATGATGAGTCAGAAAGCAAAAGGAATACCTCAGGAGGTGCAACTTTCTTTGGGGATATCAAATGTGCCAGTAGCGAATCTGAAACAATGAGCAAGACCTACAGTCCTGAGCCAATATTGGATAATCCAGGTATAGAAAATGAAGAGCCAGTAGCTCTGCCATTGGAAAGTGATGTCATGCCCAGAAGTTCCGAGAATACTCTAAGCCAGTCAGAGTCTTCTGTTATGGATTCGCTGAATCTTGACCAGCTAGAAGATGTTGCTCAGGCTTCACAAGATATTAATGGGCCAGCAAGAAAGACTGCACCTTGTACTGAGAGGGTTTTGCTCTTCATGAAGCAAGCTGTTGAGAGTGGGAGTGCAGTTGTATTAGATGATGCTACTTTGGATGCTGACATTATATACGAAAGGGCAGTTGCCTTTGCCCGGTCTGCCCCGCCTGGGCCAGTTTTTAGGCATCAGCCTCGAAAGGTGGCTGTCCAAAAGAATGGAAAGCAAGAACCTGCGAATTTGGAAGTGAAAGAACTCAAAGCAGTTCCCAACAAGGGAGGAAACGAGAAGCAAGCCTCTAAAACTCAAAGAATCAAATATATAGATGAACGTCATCTGGACATAGTACCACGAGGAAGCCTGGGAGTTGATGAACTTGCTAAGCTATTAGCTTAA
- the LOC18588539 gene encoding probable glycosyltransferase At3g07620 isoform X1: MEIFALTRRLFHADIRKLLVIIGLAVSIIIVFQCFGLPYGKRFSSSPANKGSIGRLVGNATILNNLNLGKLYVDNVVANNANGSGSKEEVRYRNKTPEANVDSDVASNVDRYLDDSFHKFKDQNSDDMTSKQRITQGKNLMNGYVTSTDDSSTQVNAAEIQHDHLGMVEKTKNSEKITNDPKATTGYGIVPFVSAVVATKGLRNLDPNSATSGSFFGANLSSVSNGKKSMETRHRKSKQPISVSQMNDLLLQSIDSSHSSRPRRYSARDRELLSAKQDIENAHISRKTPALYASVYRNSSKFKKSYEMMEQILKVYIYKEGLKPIFHQPMLRGIYASEGWFMKLIEGNKKFVVRDPRRAHLFYLPFSSNMLRTALYGQDFQHFQDLQKYLGDYVELIAGKYSFWNRTGGADHFFVACHDWALKLTKHLRSCLRVLCNANAAKDFKIGKDTTLPVTYIRFAEAPLENLGGKPPSERNFLAFFAGGMHGYLRPILLQYWQNKEPDMKIFGPMPRDIEGKRTYREHMKSSKYCICARGYEVHTPRVVEAIYYECVPVIISDNYVPPFFEVLNWEAFAVFVQEKDIPNLRNILLSIPEEKYLEMHSRAKLVQPHFLWHKKPVKYDLFHMILHSVWYNRVLHIKTR, translated from the exons ATGGAAATCTTTGCTCTAACTCGGAGGCTCTTTCACGCTGACATCAGAAAACTGCTAGTGATCATTGGGTTGGCAGTTTCTATCATAATTGTTTTTCAGTGTTTTGGACTTCCCTATGGGAAAAGATTTTCGTCATCACCTGCTAATAAGGGGTCAATAGGTAGGCTGGTTGGCAATGCcaccattttaaataatttgaactTGGGTAAACTCTATGTTGATAATGTGGTGGCAAACAATGCTAATGGCTCTGGTTCCAAGGAAGAAGTTAGGTACAGGAACAAAACACCAGAAGCAAATGTTGATTCTGATGTGGCATCCAATGTTGACAGATACCTTGATGATTCTTTTCATAAATTCAAGGATCAAAATTCCGATGATATGACATCAAAGCAGAGGATAACCCAGGGTAAGAATTTGATGAATGGATATGTTACTAGTACAGATGATAGTTCTACTCAAGTGAATGCTGCAGAAATTCAGCATGATCACCTAGGGATGGTggaaaagacaaaaaacaGTGAGAAGATTACCAACGATCCAAAAGCCACCACTGGCTATGGTATTGTGCCATTTGTATCAGCTGTAGTTGCTACTAAAGGCCTACGAAACTTGGATCCTAATTCAGCAACTTCTGGCTCATTCTTTGGTGCCAACTTATCTTCAGTGAGCAATGGCAAAAAATCTATGGAAACCCGACATAGGAAATCTAAGCAGCCCATATCAGTATCCCAGATGAATGATTTATTGCTTCAGAGTATTGATTCTTCTCATTCTTCG AGACCAAGAAGGTATTCAGCACGTGATCGTGAACTTCTATCAGCAAAACAAGATATTGAGAATGCTCATATTTCAAGAAAGACTCCAGCACTTTATGCATCTGTTTACCGGAATAGTTCCAAGTTTAAAAA GAGTTATGAGATGATGGAACAAATACTCAAAGTTTACATATATAAAGAAGGTTTAAAGCCCATATTTCATCAGCCAATGCTGAGGGGAATTTATGCCTCAGAAGGATGGTTTATGAAACTCatagaaggaaacaaaaagtttGTTGTGAGAGATCCCAGAAGAGCTCACTTGTTTTACTTACCCTTTAGTTCAAATATGCTTAGGACAGCACTATATGGACAAGACTTTCAACATTTCCAGGACCTACAGAAATATCTTGGGGATTATGTTGAGTTGATTGCAGGAAAATATAGCTTCTGGAACAGGACTGGAGGTGCAGATCATTTCTTTGTTGCTTGTCATGATTGG GCACTCAAATTGACAAAGCACCTGAGAAGTTGTCTTAGAGTTCTTTGCAATGCCAATGCTGCTAAAGACTTCAAAATAGGAAAGGATACCACTCTCCCAGTTACATACATACGTTTTGCAGAGGCTCCGTTGGAAAATCTTGGAGGAAAGCCTCCTTCAGAGAGAAACTTTCTGGCCTTCTTTGCAGGGGGGATGCATGGTTATCTCCGACCAATCCTACTGCAGTACTGGCAGAATAAAGAACCTGACATGAAAATCTTTGGACCAATGCCTCGTGATATTGAAGGTAAAAGAACTTACAGAGAGCACATGAAAAGTAGCAAGTATTGCATATGTGCCAGGGGTTATGAAGTTCATACGCCAAGAGTGGTTGAGGCCATTTACTATGAATGTGTGCCAGTTATCATATCAGATAACTATGTGCCACCTTTCTTTGAGGTGTTGAACTGGGAGGCCTTTGCAGTTTTTGTTCAAGAGAAAGATATCCCTAATTTGAGAAATATTTTGCTCTCTATCCCTGAGGAGAAGTACTTGGAGATGCACTCTAGAGCGAAGCTGGTGCAGCCGCATTTCCTTTGGCACAAAAAGCCTGTTAAGTATGACTTGTTTCATATGATCCTTCACTCGGTCTGGTACAATAGAGTTCTTCACATAAAAACTAGATGA
- the LOC18588539 gene encoding probable glycosyltransferase At3g07620 isoform X2, with product MTSKQRITQGKNLMNGYVTSTDDSSTQVNAAEIQHDHLGMVEKTKNSEKITNDPKATTGYGIVPFVSAVVATKGLRNLDPNSATSGSFFGANLSSVSNGKKSMETRHRKSKQPISVSQMNDLLLQSIDSSHSSRPRRYSARDRELLSAKQDIENAHISRKTPALYASVYRNSSKFKKSYEMMEQILKVYIYKEGLKPIFHQPMLRGIYASEGWFMKLIEGNKKFVVRDPRRAHLFYLPFSSNMLRTALYGQDFQHFQDLQKYLGDYVELIAGKYSFWNRTGGADHFFVACHDWALKLTKHLRSCLRVLCNANAAKDFKIGKDTTLPVTYIRFAEAPLENLGGKPPSERNFLAFFAGGMHGYLRPILLQYWQNKEPDMKIFGPMPRDIEGKRTYREHMKSSKYCICARGYEVHTPRVVEAIYYECVPVIISDNYVPPFFEVLNWEAFAVFVQEKDIPNLRNILLSIPEEKYLEMHSRAKLVQPHFLWHKKPVKYDLFHMILHSVWYNRVLHIKTR from the exons ATGACATCAAAGCAGAGGATAACCCAGGGTAAGAATTTGATGAATGGATATGTTACTAGTACAGATGATAGTTCTACTCAAGTGAATGCTGCAGAAATTCAGCATGATCACCTAGGGATGGTggaaaagacaaaaaacaGTGAGAAGATTACCAACGATCCAAAAGCCACCACTGGCTATGGTATTGTGCCATTTGTATCAGCTGTAGTTGCTACTAAAGGCCTACGAAACTTGGATCCTAATTCAGCAACTTCTGGCTCATTCTTTGGTGCCAACTTATCTTCAGTGAGCAATGGCAAAAAATCTATGGAAACCCGACATAGGAAATCTAAGCAGCCCATATCAGTATCCCAGATGAATGATTTATTGCTTCAGAGTATTGATTCTTCTCATTCTTCG AGACCAAGAAGGTATTCAGCACGTGATCGTGAACTTCTATCAGCAAAACAAGATATTGAGAATGCTCATATTTCAAGAAAGACTCCAGCACTTTATGCATCTGTTTACCGGAATAGTTCCAAGTTTAAAAA GAGTTATGAGATGATGGAACAAATACTCAAAGTTTACATATATAAAGAAGGTTTAAAGCCCATATTTCATCAGCCAATGCTGAGGGGAATTTATGCCTCAGAAGGATGGTTTATGAAACTCatagaaggaaacaaaaagtttGTTGTGAGAGATCCCAGAAGAGCTCACTTGTTTTACTTACCCTTTAGTTCAAATATGCTTAGGACAGCACTATATGGACAAGACTTTCAACATTTCCAGGACCTACAGAAATATCTTGGGGATTATGTTGAGTTGATTGCAGGAAAATATAGCTTCTGGAACAGGACTGGAGGTGCAGATCATTTCTTTGTTGCTTGTCATGATTGG GCACTCAAATTGACAAAGCACCTGAGAAGTTGTCTTAGAGTTCTTTGCAATGCCAATGCTGCTAAAGACTTCAAAATAGGAAAGGATACCACTCTCCCAGTTACATACATACGTTTTGCAGAGGCTCCGTTGGAAAATCTTGGAGGAAAGCCTCCTTCAGAGAGAAACTTTCTGGCCTTCTTTGCAGGGGGGATGCATGGTTATCTCCGACCAATCCTACTGCAGTACTGGCAGAATAAAGAACCTGACATGAAAATCTTTGGACCAATGCCTCGTGATATTGAAGGTAAAAGAACTTACAGAGAGCACATGAAAAGTAGCAAGTATTGCATATGTGCCAGGGGTTATGAAGTTCATACGCCAAGAGTGGTTGAGGCCATTTACTATGAATGTGTGCCAGTTATCATATCAGATAACTATGTGCCACCTTTCTTTGAGGTGTTGAACTGGGAGGCCTTTGCAGTTTTTGTTCAAGAGAAAGATATCCCTAATTTGAGAAATATTTTGCTCTCTATCCCTGAGGAGAAGTACTTGGAGATGCACTCTAGAGCGAAGCTGGTGCAGCCGCATTTCCTTTGGCACAAAAAGCCTGTTAAGTATGACTTGTTTCATATGATCCTTCACTCGGTCTGGTACAATAGAGTTCTTCACATAAAAACTAGATGA
- the LOC18588543 gene encoding putative B3 domain-containing protein At4g03160: MDKSKGIENGYPEEYREQYLAALTVASFKYEKLSNETALALNGLKTKIVRQVRAKRNKPKALKEPNPTGGSVNAQNLPGTPSLCLPLSSYFPPDIPPVARLNGLIGRCSKPFEKQLTESDVKVSQCRLSLNKFDVQNAVMPLLKKEEDSTDGIPVKTYDANGKEYPMTFITWSSKFHVLKEGWMKFCTDHSLLAHQDFVTLWAFRNLQTGDLSFVITSRRLEVFEAIKRKRLN; encoded by the coding sequence atgGACAAGTCGAAAGGAATTGAGAATGGTTATCCTGAAGAATACAGGGAGCAATATCTGGCTGCTCTTACTGTTGCTTCATTCAAGTACGAGAAATTGAGCAATGAAACTGCATTGGCTTTGAATGGGTTGAAAACCAAGATTGTTCGTCAAGTAAgagcaaaaagaaacaaacccAAAGCCCTAAAAGAGCCAAATCCAACTGGAGGAAGCGTCAATGCACAAAATTTGCCAGGAACCCCCAGCTTATGCCTGCCTTTGAGCAGCTACTTTCCACCAGATATCCCTCCTGTGGCACGTCTTAATGGTCTCATTGGAAGGTGCAGCAAACCATTTGAGAAGCAGCTGACAGAAAGTGATGTGAAGGTTAGTCAATGCAGGCTTTCACTCAACAAGTTTGACGTGCAAAATGCTGTGATGCCATTGctgaaaaaagaagaggattCTACTGATGGGATTCCTGTGAAAACTTATGATGCAAATGGGAAGGAGTACCCAATGACGTTTATAACTTGGTCATCCAAATTTCACGTCCTCAAAGAAGGTTGGATGAAGTTTTGCACTGATCATAGCTTACTTGCGCATCAAGATTTTGTTACATTGTGGGCGTTTAGGAACCTTCAGACAGGGGATCTTTCCTTCGTGATTACTTCAAGAAGATTGGAAGTGTTTGAAGCAATTAAGAGGAAAAGGCTGAACTAG
- the LOC18588544 gene encoding ninja-family protein mc410 produces MEDDNGLELSLGLSCGASAKSRGKVGSSSDTRTEEGDRGVKIVDDFKNFFQAGTQKQDQGVGSQRSDSVKPSENFFNDLSKATGDAEASVNLNGRGLWDTNNNRSAELDEDKRSEAGSKRKMFDEINNPKKLEREAHHTDLHEKPKTSHISITTEDGSTAENEDVAESEVEGSTSRLISLHDDGSKRFIGVSGSSEVQKEVKLGNLTYGNPFPVQSVNVMNVPYSLPMKDSNPVGTPSSAGHTLPGMIQIMPTGNSERSSTQPVNPGNLPVMFGYSSVQLPMLDKDSPWGMVSHPPQFHPSYAVRGPPNPDKHGDGLKISQASVHTIARNSSEAAQSRTFERVKGEGKQHATEEGSSTQAEEDVKGSAMNLRANTASDRSTAEGLSLDFSAIKPGIAADLKFGGSGSYPHLPWVSTTGTGPHGRTISGVPYRFSANQIKIVCACHGTHMSPEEFVQHASEECTNPDNNNGLATFPSTNPAASAQS; encoded by the exons ATGGAGGATGACAATGGGCTTGAGCTTAGCTTGGGTCTATCTTGTGGTGCATCAGCCAAATCCAGAGGCAAAGTTGGTAGCTCTTCAGATACTAGGACAGAAGAAGGCGATAGAGGCGTCAAAATTGTGGACGactttaaaaacttttttcaagcTGGCACTCAGAAACAGGATCAAGGTGTGGGTTCTCAAAGAAGTGATTCAGTGAAACCTTCAGAAAACTTCTTTAATGATCTTTCCAAGGCCACCGGTGATGCAGAAGCTTCCGTGAACTTGAATGGTAGAGGTCTCTGGGATACAAACAATAACAGGTCTGCTGAATTAGATGAAGACAAACGCTCAGAAGCAGGTAGTAAACGTAAGATGTTTGATGAGATAAACAATCCAAAAAAGCTTGAAAGAGAAGCTCATCATACCGATTTACATGAAAAGCCCAAGACATCACATATCTCCATAACCACAGAAGATGGCTCTACTGCTGAAAATGAAGATGTGGCAGAGTCTGAAGTTGAGGGTTCGACCTCGAGGCTAATTTCACTACATGATGATGGGTCCAAGCGATTTATTGGAGTTAGTGGTTCTTCTGAGGTGCAGAAGGAGGTTAAGCTTGGAAACTTGACTTATGGCAACCCATTCCCGGTTCAATCAGTAAATGTCATGAATGTACCTTATTCATTACCTATGAAGGACTCCAACCCTGTTGGAACACCCAGCTCAGCAGGCCATACACTACCTGGCATGATACAGATTATGCCTACTGGAAATAGTGAACGGTCTAGCACCCAGCCTGTGAATCCTGGAAACTTGCCAGTTATGTTTGGCTACTCATCTGTCCAACTTCCAATGTTGGATAAGGATAGTCCCTGGGGGATGGTCTCTCACCCTCCACAGTTCCACCCTTCCTATGCCGTTAGGGGTCCACCTAATCCGGATAAGCATGGTGATGGGTTGAAAATATCACAAG CTTCTGTGCATACAATTGCTCGCAATTCCTCTGAGGCTGCCCAATCCAGAACATTTGAACGAGTCAAAGGAGAAGGTAAACAGCATGCCACGGAGGAAGGCTCGTCTACTCAGGCAGAGGAAGATGTAAAAGGCAGCGCTATGAATCTCAGAGCAAATACTGCATCTGATCGGTCAACAGCAGAGGGCTTatctcttgatttttctgCCATAAAGCCTGGTATTGCTGCAGATCTGAAATTTGGGGGATCTGGTTCTTATCCACATTTACCATGGGTTTCAACCACAGGTACTGGCCCACATGGTAGAACAATTTCTGGTGTTCCTTACAGATTCAGTGCAAATCAGATAAAGATTGTTTGTGCTTGCCATGGTACCCACATGTCTCCTGAAGAGTTTGTTCAGCATGCCAGTGAAGAGTGCACTAATCCAGATAATAACAATGGTTTAGCAACATTTCCAAGTACCAATCCTGCTGCCTCTGCTCAGAGCTGA
- the LOC18588541 gene encoding sugar transport protein 14 encodes MAGGGFGGDTGGLKRAHLYEYKITKYFVFSCVVAAMGGSLFGYDLGVSGGVTSMDDFLKDFFPKIYRRKQAHLHETDYCKYDNQLLTLFTSSLYFAGLISTFGASHVTRKKGRRMSILVGAVSFFLGAILNAAAMNVFMLIVGRILLGSGIGFGNQAVPLYLSEMAPAKIRGAVNQLFQLTTCLGILVANLINYATDKIHPWGWRLSLGLAAVPATLMFIGGLVLPETPNSLVEQGKLEEAKQVLVRVRGTTNVDAEFADLVEASNAARAIKHPFRNLLQRKNRPQLVLGALGIPAFQQLTGMNSILFYAPVMFQTLGFGSGASLYSSAITSGALVIAAIISILLVDKFGRRAFFLEAGIEMFCYMVALAITLALKFGEGKELSKSIGYFLVTIICLFVLAYGRSWGPLGWLVPSELFPLETRSAGQSMVVCVNLLFTALIAQCFLVSLCHLKWGIFILFAGLIFIMSCFIYFLLPETKQVPIEEVYLLWHNHWLWKKYVENDGRGGFDMGKPPA; translated from the exons ATGGCTGGTGGAGGGTTCGGCGGCGATACGGGGGGTTTGAAGAGAGCTCATCTCTATGAGTACAAAATTACCAAGTATTTCGTCTTTTCTTGCGTTGTTGCTGCAATGGGAGGATCCCTTTTTGGATATGATCTTGGTGTTTCtg GTGGAGTGACTTCCATGGATGATTTCTTGAAGGACTTCTTTCCAAAGATATATAGAAGGAAACAAGCACATCTCCACGAAACAGACTACTGCAAATATGACAACCAGCTCCTCACGCTTTTTACATCTTCACTATACTTTGCAGGCCTCATTTCCACATTTGGAGCCTCCCATGTTACCAGGAAAAAAGGGCGTAGAATGAGCATCCTTGTTGGAGCAGTCAGTTTCTTCCTTGGAGCAATCCTCAATGCAGCTGCAATGAATGTCTTCATGCTGATTGTAGGACGCATTCTTCTTGGTTCAGGCATTGGATTTGGCAATCAA GCAGTACCCTTGTATCTGTCAGAGATGGCTCCTGCAAAGATTCGAGGAGCTGTGAACCAGCTGTTCCAATTGACAACCTGCTTGGGGATCCTGGTTGCAAACTTGATTAACTACGCAACAGACAAGATCCATCCATGGGGTTGGAGATTATCTCTTGGCTTAGCTGCAGTTCCAGCGACACTGATGTTTATTGGCGGCCTTGTGCTTCCCGAGACCCCTAACAGTCTTGTAGAGCAAGGCAAATTAGAAGAGGCAAAACAAGTTTTGGTAAGAGTCAGAGGAACCACCAATGTTGATGCTGAGTTTGCTGATCTTGTTGAGGCTAGCAATGCAGCACGGGCTATAAAGCACCCATTCAGGAATCTTCTGCAGAGGAAGAATCGTCCCCAGTTAGTATTAGGGGCTCTGGGAATCCCAGCTTTCCAGCAGCTCACCGGCATGAACTCCATTCTCTTCTATGCTCCTGTCATGTTTCAGACCTTGGGTTTTGGCTCAGGGGCATCCCTCTACTCCTCCGCCATAACTAGTGGAGCACTCGTTATTGCTGCGATAATTTCAATTCTTCTTGTGGACAAGTTCGGTAGAAGAGCATTCTTTTTGGAAGCCGGTATTGAGATGTTCTGCTACATG GTGGCTTTGGCTATTACTCTGGCCCTGAAGTTTGGAGAAGGAAAAGAACTTTCAAAAAGCATTGGTTACTTTCTTGTGACAATCATCTGCTTATTCGTCTTAGCATACGGACGGTCCTGGGGTCCTCTGGGTTGGCTAGTTCCTAGCGAGCTCTTCCCCTTGGAGACTAGGTCAGCTGGCCAGAGCATGGTGGTCTGTGTCAACCTCCTCTTCACAGCTTTGATAGCACAGTGCTTCTTGGTGTCACTTTGTCACCTCAAATGGGgaattttcattctattcgCTGGCTTGATATTCATAATGAGCTGCTTCATTTACTTCCTCTTGCCTGAAACGAAGCAAGTTCCGATAGAGGAAGTCTATCTTCTTTGGCACAATCACTGGTTGTGGAAGAAATACGTGGAAAATGACGGGCGAGGTGGATTTGATATGGGGAAGCCACCAGCGTAA